A single Acidaminococcus sp. DNA region contains:
- a CDS encoding AEC family transporter, whose translation MLVLQQMIIFVIIMVVGAVARKHQILTPENQPQITKLVLNIAYPAIILSGVTGDGPHMEGMELARAFGVIVAMLAILLICARILPKVMGFKKAEQGIVNVMFVFTNVGFMGVPMIDGIYGKDALIYMTVLLIPFNLLFFSYVIQTIKGGGERTPFQWKSLVNPGMISCFLAIILYLSNLKVPYIIAAAVRMIGSMTGPLAMMLLGSFLLDSDWKQIINRRIVVFTIIKMLILPIAVTLLLKQFVDNTYLLAVCMAALATPSGNVIPLLAALYNKEGYPVSVQGVAVTTGAAVVTMPVVALVTGLG comes from the coding sequence ATGCTTGTACTTCAACAAATGATCATTTTTGTCATTATCATGGTCGTCGGGGCCGTGGCGAGAAAGCATCAGATCCTGACGCCTGAGAACCAGCCGCAGATTACAAAGCTGGTACTTAATATTGCCTACCCTGCCATCATCCTTTCCGGCGTGACCGGGGATGGGCCTCATATGGAGGGTATGGAACTGGCCCGTGCCTTTGGTGTCATTGTAGCCATGCTGGCTATTTTGCTTATCTGTGCACGCATCCTGCCGAAAGTCATGGGATTCAAGAAGGCAGAACAGGGGATTGTCAATGTAATGTTTGTCTTTACCAACGTAGGATTCATGGGTGTACCTATGATTGACGGCATCTACGGCAAGGATGCACTGATTTATATGACGGTGCTGCTGATCCCGTTTAATCTGCTCTTTTTCTCTTATGTGATTCAGACGATTAAGGGCGGCGGGGAACGCACGCCGTTTCAGTGGAAAAGTCTTGTGAATCCTGGCATGATTTCGTGCTTTCTGGCCATCATTCTGTATCTGTCCAATCTGAAAGTACCTTATATCATCGCGGCAGCTGTCCGTATGATCGGCAGCATGACAGGACCGCTTGCCATGATGCTGCTTGGTTCCTTCCTGCTGGATTCGGACTGGAAGCAAATCATTAACCGGCGGATTGTGGTTTTTACGATTATTAAAATGCTGATCCTGCCGATTGCCGTGACACTGCTCTTAAAACAGTTCGTTGACAATACCTATCTCCTGGCAGTCTGCATGGCAGCTCTTGCAACGCCGTCCGGCAACGTCATTCCGCTTCTGGCAGCGCTCTATAACAAAGAAGGGTATCCTGTTTCGGTACAGGGCGTAGCCGTGACGACGGGGGCGGCGGTGGTGACGATGCCGGTTGTAGCACTGGTAACTGGACTGGGGTAA
- a CDS encoding alpha/beta fold hydrolase: MMTSKKKPLLIEEQGSFAVGGATLKHPGTFSDTHFLDPEGQIAYGDHAYVFYQKPVDARKYPVIFQHGGAQCKRTWETTPDGREGFQNLFLRRGFSVYLVDQPRIGEAGLSLEAAGPSNPYAKNPLYADKTMYMLCRCGTFDGDKPVPFPNSAMAGDAETYNQFQRSWTPYEGELNDEVSANALAALAEKIGPSILVTHSMGGSVGWRTPFRTDNIKAIIAYEPGGSPFVFPEGEVPEPVPTTYAPVKAQAQAVPMKEFLKLTRIPMILYYGDNIAEGPSKEIGPDKWRSEFAMAKAFVACVNWHGGKAEIVHLPDIGIYGNTHFIMGDKNNVQIADIAQEWLKKQGLA; this comes from the coding sequence ATGATGACTTCAAAAAAGAAACCGTTGCTGATAGAAGAACAGGGCAGTTTTGCAGTAGGCGGTGCCACACTGAAACACCCCGGTACTTTTTCCGATACGCATTTTCTGGATCCGGAAGGGCAAATTGCCTATGGGGATCATGCCTATGTGTTTTACCAAAAACCGGTAGATGCCCGGAAATATCCTGTCATATTCCAGCACGGCGGTGCACAGTGCAAGCGGACATGGGAAACGACGCCGGACGGCCGGGAAGGTTTCCAGAATCTTTTCCTGCGCCGCGGTTTCAGTGTATATCTGGTGGATCAGCCCCGCATCGGGGAAGCTGGTCTTTCTCTCGAAGCGGCAGGCCCGTCTAATCCTTATGCTAAAAATCCGCTTTATGCCGATAAGACTATGTATATGCTGTGCCGCTGCGGTACTTTTGATGGGGACAAGCCCGTGCCTTTTCCTAATTCGGCCATGGCCGGCGACGCAGAAACGTACAATCAGTTCCAGCGTTCCTGGACACCTTATGAAGGAGAACTGAATGATGAAGTGAGTGCTAATGCGCTGGCAGCGCTTGCGGAAAAAATCGGTCCTTCCATCCTCGTGACCCATTCGATGGGCGGCAGCGTAGGCTGGAGAACACCTTTCCGCACCGATAACATCAAGGCTATCATTGCTTATGAACCGGGTGGGTCTCCCTTCGTTTTTCCGGAAGGAGAAGTGCCGGAACCGGTGCCGACGACCTATGCTCCTGTGAAGGCGCAGGCACAAGCCGTACCGATGAAAGAATTCCTGAAATTGACCCGGATTCCTATGATTCTGTATTACGGTGACAATATTGCCGAAGGCCCTTCTAAAGAAATCGGGCCGGACAAGTGGCGCAGTGAATTTGCTATGGCAAAGGCGTTTGTGGCGTGCGTCAATTGGCATGGCGGCAAAGCAGAAATTGTGCATTTGCCTGATATCGGAATTTACGGCAATACCCATTTCATTATGGGAGACAAGAACAATGTTCAGATCGCAGACATTGCCCAGGAATGGCTGAAGAAGCAGGGCCTCGCATAA
- a CDS encoding cupin domain-containing protein: protein MMQIFKKAVPFMLGLALLQSGLAFAKTPPAPETVAAAIAKEPGAAFDVGTYNAKNVNHFTGDSYVANLTSEGPRTAAVTFYDGAHTYWHKHHGSCQILLATAGEGWYQIWGQPAHKLRPGEHVTIPEGVKHWHGAAQGHTFQHVAVMENKPGVSTEWLEEVKL, encoded by the coding sequence ATGATGCAGATATTTAAAAAAGCAGTTCCGTTTATGCTTGGCCTCGCTCTTTTGCAGAGCGGCCTGGCTTTTGCCAAGACGCCGCCGGCTCCGGAAACAGTGGCCGCCGCAATTGCCAAAGAACCCGGCGCCGCTTTTGATGTCGGTACGTATAATGCAAAGAATGTAAATCACTTTACCGGTGACAGCTACGTGGCCAATCTTACGAGTGAAGGCCCGAGAACGGCGGCCGTAACTTTTTATGATGGGGCCCATACGTACTGGCACAAACATCATGGCAGCTGCCAGATTCTTCTTGCCACGGCCGGTGAAGGCTGGTACCAGATCTGGGGACAGCCGGCTCATAAACTGCGCCCCGGCGAGCATGTAACGATTCCCGAAGGGGTCAAGCACTGGCATGGAGCGGCCCAGGGACACACGTTCCAGCATGTGGCTGTAATGGAAAATAAGCCGGGCGTGTCGACGGAGTGGCTGGAAGAAGTGAAACTTTAG
- a CDS encoding carboxymuconolactone decarboxylase family protein: MMRISKKLVTGVIVMSLAVMGTGFAAAPSMDGTGRAERAETTYREMMGNQSLGIEKTDPELADMMKKYIYGDIAHQSVLSRKNQHLATIAVLTTFQNEDLLEKNVKGALQDHVTPLEIRETIYHVAPYVGFARVLEAIDKANDVFEDEGISLPLQKQGTTTDSDRFAKGLAFQVNAYGDRINKMRAATPSEQKHLQDDLSAFCFGDIYTRGTLDMKTREMITVAALGALGTAEPQFKSHVRGYMAAGASREEVIGTITVMNPYMGFPRTLNCLRMVNEIFNGK; encoded by the coding sequence ATGATGAGAATTTCTAAGAAACTTGTGACGGGAGTGATTGTGATGAGTCTTGCTGTAATGGGTACCGGTTTTGCGGCGGCTCCCAGTATGGACGGCACTGGCCGGGCTGAAAGGGCTGAAACGACTTACCGGGAAATGATGGGCAATCAATCCCTCGGTATCGAAAAGACGGATCCGGAATTGGCGGATATGATGAAAAAATATATTTACGGAGATATTGCCCATCAGTCTGTGCTGTCCCGCAAGAATCAGCACCTCGCCACGATTGCTGTGCTGACGACGTTCCAAAACGAGGATCTTCTGGAAAAGAACGTGAAAGGGGCACTCCAGGATCATGTAACGCCGCTTGAAATCCGGGAAACTATTTATCATGTAGCTCCTTACGTGGGTTTTGCCCGTGTGCTGGAGGCTATTGATAAAGCAAATGACGTGTTTGAAGATGAAGGTATTTCTCTTCCGCTGCAAAAACAGGGCACAACGACTGACAGCGACCGCTTTGCTAAGGGACTTGCCTTTCAGGTGAATGCCTATGGCGACCGTATCAACAAGATGCGGGCAGCAACCCCGAGTGAGCAAAAACACCTGCAGGATGATTTGTCTGCGTTCTGCTTCGGGGATATTTATACTCGCGGCACCCTTGATATGAAGACCCGCGAAATGATTACTGTAGCAGCCCTGGGGGCACTTGGCACGGCGGAACCGCAGTTTAAGTCCCATGTACGCGGCTATATGGCCGCCGGCGCGTCCCGGGAAGAAGTCATCGGTACGATTACTGTCATGAATCCCTATATGGGTTTCCCGCGTACGCTGAACTGCCTGCGCATGGTCAACGAAATTTTCAATGGGAAGTAA
- a CDS encoding MerR family transcriptional regulator has protein sequence MTEKEQIHGKLHTMKEACEETGLPYETLKFYCNKGLVPNVKRDAINRRVFDDKDIGWIKSLVCLKNCDMTLTEMKEYLDLCLQGPSSIPQRRVMLDKKRELLVKKLADVQGAIDYIDWKQQFYRDVEEGKVEYVSNLLP, from the coding sequence ATGACGGAAAAGGAACAGATACATGGCAAGCTTCATACGATGAAAGAAGCCTGTGAGGAGACGGGCCTGCCTTACGAGACACTGAAGTTTTACTGCAATAAGGGCCTTGTTCCCAATGTGAAACGGGACGCCATTAACCGCCGTGTTTTTGACGATAAAGATATCGGCTGGATCAAGAGCCTGGTCTGCCTCAAGAACTGTGATATGACGCTGACCGAGATGAAGGAATACCTCGATCTTTGTCTGCAGGGCCCTTCCAGCATTCCTCAGCGCAGAGTCATGCTGGATAAAAAGCGGGAACTTCTCGTCAAGAAGCTGGCTGATGTCCAGGGCGCCATCGATTATATCGACTGGAAACAGCAGTTTTATCGGGACGTGGAAGAGGGGAAGGTGGAATACGTAAGTAATTTGTTACCCTAA
- a CDS encoding alpha/beta hydrolase, with protein sequence MKMSKKVMAALLAGSLMTFGAGAVGTAFAAEGPADAASGIAFYGAKDLREVAPGKSPNANPFGLVYRGAITKNEPGKVNIHPVRYNLNGNTIAANVYTPAGYDKNGTKKYPAIIVAHPNGGIKEQVAGLYAQRLAEAGYITLAADASFQGASGGLPRHLDNPAFRVEDVHGMADIITSVPGVDPDRIGALGICGGGGYTLKASQTDKRIKAVATLSMFNSGIVRRDGFLSSAKDTTIQRLQESSAQRAAEVKGAPIKLSPATEKAHLTDEQLKKMTSLYSEGYIYYGKTHAHPNSTFQYTVRSNLDLFTFDAANNMQLINQPLLMMAGEKADTLYMTQDAFNKATGTQNKELFLIPGATHIQTYYVPEYVNKAVDKLTSFYGANL encoded by the coding sequence ATGAAAATGAGCAAAAAAGTAATGGCAGCTCTTCTGGCTGGTTCCCTGATGACGTTTGGTGCCGGTGCCGTTGGTACCGCTTTTGCAGCAGAAGGCCCCGCAGATGCTGCTTCCGGAATCGCCTTTTACGGAGCTAAGGATCTGAGAGAAGTCGCCCCTGGCAAGAGCCCGAATGCCAATCCTTTCGGTCTGGTTTACCGCGGTGCTATCACCAAGAACGAACCAGGCAAAGTCAACATTCATCCGGTTCGCTATAATCTGAATGGCAACACGATTGCCGCTAACGTCTATACCCCTGCTGGTTACGATAAGAACGGCACGAAGAAATATCCTGCTATTATTGTGGCCCATCCGAACGGCGGCATTAAGGAACAGGTAGCCGGTCTCTATGCCCAGCGTCTTGCCGAAGCAGGCTACATCACCCTGGCAGCTGACGCTTCCTTCCAGGGTGCCAGCGGCGGTCTGCCGAGACATTTGGATAATCCCGCCTTCCGTGTCGAAGATGTTCATGGTATGGCCGATATCATTACTTCCGTCCCCGGTGTAGACCCTGATCGTATCGGTGCCCTCGGTATCTGCGGCGGCGGTGGCTATACCCTCAAGGCTTCCCAGACCGATAAGAGAATCAAGGCCGTGGCTACCCTGTCCATGTTTAACTCTGGTATCGTTCGCCGCGACGGTTTCCTGAGCAGTGCAAAAGATACGACTATCCAGCGTCTGCAGGAATCCTCTGCCCAGAGAGCAGCCGAAGTCAAAGGAGCCCCGATCAAACTGAGCCCCGCAACGGAAAAAGCTCACCTGACCGATGAGCAGCTGAAGAAGATGACTTCTCTGTACAGCGAAGGGTATATCTACTATGGCAAGACCCATGCTCATCCGAATTCCACGTTCCAATACACGGTTCGCAGCAACCTCGATCTCTTTACCTTCGATGCTGCTAACAATATGCAGCTCATCAACCAGCCGCTTCTGATGATGGCCGGCGAAAAGGCTGATACCCTGTATATGACGCAGGATGCCTTCAATAAGGCAACGGGCACGCAGAATAAGGAATTGTTCCTGATTCCTGGTGCTACCCATATCCAGACCTATTATGTGCCTGAATATGTCAACAAGGCCGTGGATAAACTGACGAGCTTCTACGGTGCAAATCTGTAA